The segment attattttttagcaTGTTTCACATCAttatttaacaaaaaatattaaCGGATGGGCTAATTTGTACGTTTCGAAATGTACAAGagttaatttatccatttttcaaTAGAGGAACCGAAATACAATTCACCCCTAATTTGCACCTTTCGAAATGTACACGGGCTAATTCTTTGTAAGaacttataatatattttaacatttattaATCATAACCACATTcaataaattgataaaaatataatattttttgaattaatatttaatatactgGTAATGTATTTTTTTACTccacaaataattatgaaaaattgACATGTGTCTTGTTTTTTACATTTATCAATCCCTTATTCTTGCTCCACTAACCGTGAACTATTTATACGCTCTTGAACAGAAATAGGCAATCCCAATCTTTGATAATTTTGTTATCATCTAATTATTTTCGCATGGGCCCATTCAATCATGTAAAATATCACAATGTGATAAAACAATCAATTAAAAAAGATCCTCTAACTACAATTAAGACTAACTCCAATTAAGAATTTATTAGGTCCTTTAAGAACAGCCTCAAAATTGCGAATttttattcatcattttacccTTTAAGAGCTCATAATCAGATCTCGGTAGCAAAATATTTAGAACTTAACAGTTTAAAACAGGCTTTTCAAATACTTATTTGAATTGGTATTTTCCCATCATCATTATCATCATAATTATTGTGAATACCAAataatttcttcttctttttataagaatatttaatatcatatatctaatatttatttaaaatcaatatttaaaaaCGAATTAAATATTAATCTATTTGACATCAACATAATTATCAATACAAAACATTTCATTTAAGAAAAACATTATGAGTAATTCTAAGAATAAAAGGTAATAATTAAAATCATTTCTTTAAACCATTCAACAATTTTTTtgtgaaaatatttaaaatattctaTCACTTAATTACAATaagaatttattaaaatttatttaacacTTTCCTTAAATTACAATGCTTTCAAAAACTCTAATTAGACCAAACGAGAAATAAAGTTTCACATCCATCgaagaaaaataattaaccatttgaATATGATTAATTAATGAATGTTGGGAAATTCATTGACCTGAAATTTGCGTATTCTAATGTCATGTCTAACATTGCCATATTCATAGaagaaaattattaattaaaacaaaacaaactgAAGAAGAAAGTCACATCCAAAATTTGTCTTCATGCAAACAGTACCTAAAAGCAAGGAAATAAATTCTGCCTCaggatatatatgtatatgcactCAACGCTTCTTAGAGACACCAACAGTCTTCCCTCTGCGACCAGTAGTCTTGGTGTGCTGACCGCGGACACGGAGGCCCCAGTAGTGCCTCAGCCCACGGTGGTTCCTGCATGATGGTGTTTCAAAATGTTAGTTGCCATCCCATGTCCCAAAACCCTAAACTAAAACCACTAATAGAAATTGAATCAACTGGGATTCAATCTACTTCTTAAGAAATCTCAAGTTAACACACTCTaaattcgtattttctctatagTACTCAATAATCGGACATAGGTAGGTAAGAATGTATGAGCCTCGGTATATGaacaactttaaaaaaaaaaagatgcccTTATCCAACATTAACCCTGAGTCCGGATAATATAGGCACAAAGAAAGGCCAGGACGGGTGCTTAATTCGGTCCCAATTACAAATTATAGACGAGAATGCCTCAAATAAATTGTCTAAATTATTTAGTCATGTGACTGAAAATCATGATACTCAAAACTCCAGTTTGAGTGTCGGATATGAGTATGTGTCCGAAACAGGTATGTTGATGGTATCTTTCCTAAGGTTATGTATCAAATAATAACTGGCACATAAAATAAGACATGCGCAAAGACAAATCAGTAAAGAGCAGAAACAAAGAATTAACCTGATTTTCTTCAAACGCTCCAAGTCATCTCTCAACTTCATGTCGAGAGCATTAGAAACAACCTGGGAATACTTTCCATCCTTGTAATCCTTTTGCCTATTCAGAAACCAATCTGGAATTTTAAACTGCCTGGGGTTGGCAACAATGGTCATGAGATTGTCCAGTTCCTGTGCAGTCAACTCACCAGCCCTGACACCAGGAAGAAGTAGATCAAATAAGTTCCCCAGAATAACTACAAAAACCAAATACTATTGAACAACTTCATCAACCCCACAGCCTATGCTTCCTACATGATTATGGACTAGAAATATAATGACCAGGACATTACCAATAGGTTTTGGTCACCACCTCTGCATATGCTTTGCATCAAAAGAAGCATCCTTTTTTAGCACCCCAAACCCTCTTTATAACCCGTAGGTGCACCTCCCTTGGTTTGAACCAAAATGTCTCACTCAAGAGAGTCCTTTTCACAATACGTGCTTTATCTACATGTTTCGCCACCCTACCAGAAAATCCCTCTACCTCTACCGTGCTGAAGCTTGGTAGTTTCCACCTCCCATCTAGGGCTGAGACCTGGGATTTGACCTCAAAGTGACTATATTTGATTATATTCATCCAAATCCCAACTCCATTTTTATATTGTCATTGCATGACATAAGAGATGTTGATTCTAGTCTATCTAAAGTAGAAAGAAAAAAACTCATAATTTTCTTCTACACGCACATAATCTACTTGCAGCTAGATCAAAAGTAATCACTTCGGCATGAAATGCCTCAAATCATATCATATATCATTGTCTAAACTTTCAGTCATAGAGCATCTTAGTTATTCCCAATGAAACCTAACATTGGCATGAAAATAAGAACGTCCATATAtatctaaaattttcaaaacaaaaatgGACCTCTTGTTCATATCGACATCGGCCTTCTTGCAAACAATGTTAGCAAAACGCCTTCCGATACCCTTGATGGAAGTCAAAGCAAACATAATCTTCTGCTTTCCATCAAC is part of the Gossypium arboreum isolate Shixiya-1 chromosome 5, ASM2569848v2, whole genome shotgun sequence genome and harbors:
- the LOC108450408 gene encoding 40S ribosomal protein S18 yields the protein MSLVANEDFQHILRVLNTNVDGKQKIMFALTSIKGIGRRFANIVCKKADVDMNKRAGELTAQELDNLMTIVANPRQFKIPDWFLNRQKDYKDGKYSQVVSNALDMKLRDDLERLKKIRNHRGLRHYWGLRVRGQHTKTTGRRGKTVGVSKKR